A single region of the Acidobacteriota bacterium genome encodes:
- a CDS encoding VWA domain-containing protein, which translates to MTELLVHVVVTGRDGDPVTDLEQEDFVVHVDGDRVEITGFRRTLLREQATNRTAGAVVAEGPRGPPVSVVVYLDEAGTRFFDRRRFLHRVQREAEALRAWNARFALVTSGDHVQIRVPPTEDLDAVLAAAAALPLPKWRSRQTGRHFQRAREQVGEVLFAPYGDGCGEGFPQVTALVKGYEVRERRRTAERLDALWDVVTAFSGVPGRKVVLYVGNGFAQVPGEELHDYVLRHCLGVGSGGGAALLGPGGESSKLFDQVAAHANANNTTLYMLDAGGVPSISHSGRSWRLNRQGGMTYLSRKTGGRTLFNSNALGPLLDDAEEHLDASYQLAVAVADQKPGALRQIDVELAPTLRRQGHRLAYRRSWQDKSRDQMIAERLVSTAWLDGNWLAEAANPLSVAMRFTATTPLEADGDRRRRRNREEVHELVVRVAIPELAATLLPGPDGDRGTLGLWLMAVERNKGYRTPVRRMLLELGGPEGLRSHGGFHFVDLGVKLWEGEYTVVLGVVDEPTGTMSVLREATSVPSTG; encoded by the coding sequence GTGACCGAGCTACTCGTCCACGTCGTGGTGACGGGTCGGGACGGCGACCCCGTGACAGACCTGGAGCAGGAGGACTTCGTCGTCCATGTGGATGGCGATCGGGTCGAGATCACGGGGTTTCGGCGTACGCTCCTGCGCGAGCAGGCAACAAACCGAACCGCAGGCGCAGTCGTGGCGGAGGGGCCGAGGGGGCCGCCCGTCAGCGTCGTCGTCTATCTCGACGAGGCCGGTACGCGGTTCTTCGACCGCCGGCGCTTTCTGCACAGAGTGCAGCGCGAAGCGGAGGCCCTCCGCGCCTGGAACGCGCGATTCGCTCTGGTCACGTCCGGGGACCACGTACAGATCCGGGTGCCCCCGACGGAAGATCTGGATGCCGTACTGGCTGCGGCCGCCGCACTGCCCCTGCCCAAGTGGCGGTCTCGTCAGACCGGGCGGCACTTCCAACGCGCAAGGGAGCAGGTCGGCGAGGTCCTCTTCGCCCCGTATGGCGATGGCTGCGGGGAGGGGTTCCCTCAGGTGACGGCCCTCGTCAAGGGTTACGAAGTGCGGGAGAGGCGGCGGACGGCGGAGCGACTGGATGCCCTCTGGGATGTGGTCACGGCGTTCAGCGGTGTTCCGGGCAGGAAGGTAGTCCTCTACGTCGGCAACGGCTTCGCTCAAGTGCCGGGAGAAGAGCTCCACGACTACGTACTCCGGCACTGTCTTGGCGTGGGGTCCGGTGGCGGGGCGGCTCTGCTGGGGCCGGGCGGCGAGTCGAGCAAGCTCTTCGACCAGGTGGCCGCGCATGCGAACGCGAACAACACGACGCTCTACATGCTGGACGCTGGCGGCGTGCCCTCCATCTCCCACTCCGGGCGCTCCTGGAGACTGAACCGGCAGGGCGGGATGACGTATCTGTCCCGGAAGACAGGCGGTCGCACCCTCTTCAACTCGAACGCCCTTGGCCCCTTGCTGGACGACGCGGAAGAGCACCTGGACGCTTCCTACCAGCTGGCCGTCGCAGTCGCCGACCAGAAGCCCGGAGCACTGAGGCAGATCGACGTGGAGCTGGCTCCGACGCTTCGGCGCCAGGGACACCGCCTCGCCTATCGCCGGTCATGGCAGGACAAGTCACGGGACCAGATGATCGCCGAGCGGCTCGTCAGTACGGCCTGGCTGGACGGGAACTGGCTCGCCGAGGCGGCGAACCCCTTGAGCGTGGCGATGCGCTTCACGGCGACAACGCCTCTCGAGGCGGACGGCGATCGGCGGAGACGCAGGAACCGCGAAGAGGTTCACGAGCTCGTGGTCCGGGTGGCGATTCCCGAGTTGGCGGCAACGCTGCTGCCAGGCCCCGATGGCGACAGGGGCACGCTGGGTCTCTGGCTGATGGCCGTGGAGAGGAACAAGGGGTACCGGACTCCGGTGCGGCGGATGCTCCTCGAGCTTGGAGGCCCCGAGGGCCTCCGGTCCCATGGGGGCTTTCACTTCGTCGACCTGGGCGTGAAGCTCTGGGAAGGGGAGTACACGGTCGTCCTGGGCGTGGTGGACGAGCCAACCGGGACGATGTCCGTCCTGCGCGAGGCGACCTCCGTTCCCTCGACCGGCTGA
- a CDS encoding NAD-dependent epimerase/dehydratase family protein, protein MRILLTGSAGFIGFHVARALLERGDQVIGYDNFNRYYDPKLKEARSAILERYPAFRLVRADIGDRETLGAAFDELVAGRTGGTRVCHLAAQAGVRHSIAHPNAFVRDNVQAFTHVLELCRDREVGGLIYASSSSVYGDSTRDRLSENDSTSAQCSLYGATKKMNELMGSVYNHLYGLRVTGLRFFTVYGPWGRPDMALFLFTGALLRGERMKVFGHGRMHRDFTYIDDIVTGVVSAIDRNHENLVCNLAAGRTEELMAFIRQIESSCGREGDKEFLPMQPGDVVRTSADLTTARESLGYEPTTTIDVGIPRFVDWYREYYGL, encoded by the coding sequence GTGAGGATTCTGCTCACCGGCAGCGCCGGGTTCATCGGCTTCCACGTGGCCAGGGCTCTGCTCGAGCGCGGCGATCAGGTGATCGGGTACGACAACTTCAACCGGTACTACGACCCCAAGCTCAAGGAGGCCCGCAGCGCGATCCTCGAGAGGTATCCCGCCTTTCGACTGGTACGCGCCGACATCGGAGATCGCGAGACTCTAGGGGCCGCCTTCGACGAGCTGGTCGCCGGTAGAACCGGCGGAACCCGGGTTTGTCACCTCGCGGCCCAGGCGGGAGTACGGCACTCAATCGCGCACCCGAACGCATTCGTTCGAGACAACGTGCAGGCGTTCACCCACGTGCTCGAACTGTGCCGGGACCGGGAGGTCGGCGGCCTGATCTACGCCTCCAGCAGCTCGGTCTACGGCGACAGCACTCGGGACCGGCTCAGCGAGAACGACAGCACGTCGGCACAGTGCTCCCTCTACGGCGCGACGAAGAAGATGAACGAGCTGATGGGCTCGGTGTACAACCACCTCTACGGCCTGCGCGTCACCGGCCTGCGCTTCTTCACCGTCTACGGCCCGTGGGGGCGTCCGGACATGGCGCTGTTCCTGTTCACCGGCGCCCTGCTGCGCGGTGAGCGCATGAAGGTGTTCGGCCACGGCCGGATGCACCGGGACTTCACCTACATCGACGACATCGTGACCGGAGTCGTCTCGGCGATCGACCGCAACCACGAGAACCTCGTTTGCAATCTCGCCGCCGGCCGCACCGAAGAGCTGATGGCCTTCATCCGGCAGATCGAATCGAGCTGCGGCCGCGAGGGCGACAAGGAGTTCCTGCCGATGCAGCCAGGCGACGTCGTGCGGACGTCGGCCGACCTCACGACGGCCAGGGAATCCCTGGGCTACGAACCGACCACCACGATCGACGTCGGCATTCCCCGCTTCGTCGACTGGTACCGCGAGTACTACGGCCTGTGA
- a CDS encoding SIS domain-containing protein — translation MCGIVGILMRPHPGPASCSRQVLEGLAAAGRRVEGAVGRVKGGDAAALASELTDAASEIASWNRLLRARPALRSLVREPALCAAVEEALAPILEARKTLDSTLDAGAAAFGDAGQEVIGKAAGALADAEWAIRCDRLRTAAEVRALAPAGVSDAGLDVLIGVQQALSSLDRLEIRGRDSAGLYLLLSGHGLGAAEPATRAELARRSGDPLFGHGAVVDRGGRIGLVYKCAEEIGELGDNVRFLRAAVTGDAVLEAALECPDLEAAILGHTRWASVGRVNEANAHPLNEAETGAGEAGTDQAPRVVAAINGDIDNHADLRVLEKLDLAARITTDAKVMPVLMSRRLARGDKPLDAFRGTVSGFEGSLAVGALCGDDPGRLYLAIRGSGQGLYVGLADHAFVVASEPYGLVEETSTWLRLDGEAASGRDAPGAPRGQIALLDAGRAGELGGIGRFGMDGSPLPVDGEELERAEITTRDIDRGEFAHFLLKEISEAPRSVRKTLRGKLLEDDGGRLRVTLGDQTIPEAMARDLGGGTIRRIVITGQGTAAVAGSGIAASIEGRLRERNLRGLRVEAMPATELSGFHLLPDMTDTLVVAVSQSGTTTDTLRTLNLTQRRGARAIAIVNRRNSDLADRADGVLYTSDGRDVEMSVASTKAFYSQIAAGMLLAVAIADLVAGGADERPAADRLLRELRGLPDAMERTLALRGAIAEAARRYAPGLRDWSVVGNGLDRIAAEEIRIKLAELCYKAIACDATEDKKHIDLSSEPLILVCATGVQGSTAADTRKEIDVYGAHRATPIVIASEGVGFEAPAVIEVPAVAPELSFVLATVVGHLFGYHAALAIDDLARPLRVIRTAVESLLGAGMHPRPVARLRELAAPEIEAVRERLADGSYDGNLRTGRAVRLAVALDRLSAVGASDVEDADAVALLEALRRALTPAIDDLTRHIDTIKHQAKTVTVGISRHDQTLGRMSLATALLEAGAPEESISSEDQRTMSALDPFVDQVLGYVRYQLWRGGDGPAPGDAATIRVLRAGGLCRDLQSRTVRQPLLKGTKYAVAVEGRLLAARGRTDGRVFIGVPEWSGGEVSALNLIHVRFRERAGATELRRLLSGYRERYSGLRDQVLKRAPDFDDRLLAELPVEDLLIDPVSQLAERWRSGAAGPAS, via the coding sequence ATGTGCGGGATCGTCGGCATCCTGATGCGCCCCCATCCCGGGCCGGCGAGCTGTTCGAGGCAAGTGCTGGAGGGGCTCGCCGCGGCAGGTCGCCGCGTCGAAGGAGCAGTGGGTCGCGTGAAGGGGGGCGACGCGGCGGCGCTCGCGTCGGAACTGACAGACGCCGCCTCGGAGATCGCAAGCTGGAACCGCCTGCTGCGCGCTCGTCCGGCGTTGCGCTCGCTCGTGCGGGAGCCGGCACTGTGCGCTGCCGTCGAGGAGGCCCTGGCGCCGATCCTCGAGGCCCGGAAGACGCTGGACTCGACGCTCGACGCGGGCGCGGCGGCGTTCGGCGACGCGGGCCAGGAGGTCATCGGCAAGGCTGCTGGCGCCTTGGCCGACGCTGAGTGGGCGATTCGCTGCGACCGGCTGCGGACCGCGGCCGAGGTTCGGGCACTGGCCCCGGCCGGAGTCAGCGACGCGGGGCTCGATGTCCTGATCGGCGTGCAGCAGGCGCTGTCGTCGCTCGACCGGCTGGAGATCCGCGGTCGCGACTCCGCCGGCCTCTATCTGCTGCTGTCGGGACACGGCCTGGGCGCGGCGGAGCCGGCGACCCGAGCGGAGCTCGCCCGGCGCTCCGGGGATCCGCTGTTCGGGCACGGCGCTGTCGTCGACCGTGGCGGGCGCATCGGGCTGGTCTACAAGTGCGCCGAAGAGATCGGAGAACTGGGCGACAACGTCCGGTTTCTGCGGGCGGCGGTTACCGGCGACGCCGTTCTGGAGGCGGCCCTTGAATGCCCCGACCTGGAAGCGGCGATCCTCGGTCACACGCGTTGGGCCAGCGTCGGCCGGGTCAACGAGGCGAACGCCCATCCCTTGAACGAGGCCGAGACAGGCGCCGGCGAAGCAGGTACGGATCAGGCGCCGCGTGTCGTGGCGGCGATCAACGGCGACATCGACAATCACGCCGATCTGCGGGTGCTGGAGAAGCTCGACCTCGCCGCTCGCATCACGACGGATGCGAAGGTCATGCCGGTGCTCATGTCGCGCCGGCTGGCTCGCGGTGACAAACCGCTCGACGCGTTCCGCGGCACGGTTTCAGGGTTCGAGGGCTCGCTCGCCGTCGGTGCCCTGTGCGGAGACGATCCGGGCCGCCTGTACCTGGCGATCCGGGGCAGCGGCCAGGGGCTGTACGTGGGGCTCGCGGACCATGCCTTCGTGGTCGCCAGCGAGCCCTACGGCCTGGTGGAGGAGACCTCCACCTGGCTCCGCCTGGACGGCGAGGCGGCGAGCGGCCGCGACGCGCCCGGCGCGCCCAGGGGCCAGATCGCTCTCCTCGATGCCGGCCGCGCCGGAGAACTCGGCGGGATCGGGCGCTTCGGCATGGACGGCTCACCGCTGCCGGTGGATGGGGAGGAGTTGGAGCGGGCGGAGATCACGACCCGTGACATCGACCGGGGGGAGTTCGCCCACTTCCTCTTGAAGGAGATCAGCGAGGCGCCGCGATCGGTGCGGAAGACGCTGCGCGGGAAGTTGCTGGAGGATGACGGCGGCCGCCTCCGGGTGACGCTGGGCGATCAGACGATTCCGGAAGCCATGGCGCGGGACCTGGGAGGCGGCACGATCAGGAGGATCGTGATCACGGGTCAGGGTACGGCCGCCGTCGCCGGCTCCGGGATCGCCGCTTCGATCGAGGGGCGGCTGCGGGAGCGGAATCTCCGCGGACTTCGCGTCGAGGCGATGCCGGCCACTGAGTTGTCGGGCTTCCATCTGTTGCCCGACATGACGGACACCCTGGTCGTCGCGGTCAGCCAGTCGGGAACGACGACGGACACGTTGCGCACACTCAACCTGACGCAGCGTCGCGGAGCCCGTGCCATCGCCATCGTCAACCGGCGGAACTCGGACCTGGCGGATCGGGCCGACGGTGTCCTCTACACCTCGGACGGCCGCGACGTGGAAATGAGCGTCGCGTCGACCAAGGCGTTCTACTCCCAGATCGCGGCCGGGATGCTGCTGGCCGTGGCGATCGCGGACCTGGTCGCGGGGGGCGCCGACGAGAGGCCCGCCGCCGACCGGCTGCTGCGGGAGCTGCGCGGTCTGCCGGACGCGATGGAGCGCACCCTCGCGCTGCGCGGAGCGATCGCCGAAGCGGCGCGGCGGTACGCGCCGGGCCTGCGGGACTGGTCGGTGGTCGGCAACGGCCTCGACCGGATCGCGGCCGAGGAGATCCGGATCAAGCTCGCCGAACTCTGCTACAAGGCGATCGCCTGCGACGCCACGGAGGACAAGAAGCACATCGACCTGTCGTCCGAGCCGCTGATCCTCGTCTGCGCGACGGGCGTCCAGGGCTCGACGGCGGCCGATACGCGGAAGGAAATCGACGTCTACGGGGCCCACCGCGCGACGCCGATCGTCATCGCCTCGGAGGGCGTGGGATTCGAGGCGCCGGCGGTGATCGAGGTGCCGGCCGTCGCGCCCGAGCTGTCCTTCGTCCTGGCGACGGTTGTAGGACACCTGTTCGGCTACCACGCCGCGCTCGCGATCGACGATCTCGCCAGGCCGCTACGGGTAATCCGCACCGCGGTCGAGTCGCTCCTGGGCGCCGGGATGCACCCGCGACCGGTGGCCCGATTGCGCGAACTAGCCGCCCCCGAGATCGAAGCGGTTCGGGAGCGCCTGGCCGATGGCAGCTACGACGGCAACCTGCGGACCGGCAGGGCGGTGCGGCTGGCCGTGGCACTCGACCGTCTGAGCGCGGTCGGAGCCTCGGACGTGGAGGATGCCGATGCCGTGGCGTTGCTCGAAGCTCTGCGGCGCGCTCTGACCCCGGCCATCGACGATCTGACCCGTCACATCGACACGATCAAGCACCAGGCGAAGACGGTGACCGTCGGAATCTCCCGCCACGACCAGACCCTGGGGCGGATGTCCCTGGCGACCGCCCTGCTCGAAGCCGGCGCGCCGGAAGAGTCGATCTCGTCCGAGGACCAGCGGACGATGAGCGCGCTCGATCCCTTTGTCGATCAGGTGCTCGGCTACGTCCGCTATCAACTCTGGCGCGGAGGCGATGGCCCGGCGCCGGGCGACGCAGCCACGATCCGGGTCCTGCGCGCCGGCGGCCTCTGCCGTGATCTGCAGTCGCGGACGGTCCGGCAGCCGCTGCTCAAGGGCACGAAGTACGCGGTCGCGGTCGAGGGCCGATTGCTGGCGGCGCGTGGACGGACGGATGGCCGTGTGTTCATCGGCGTGCCGGAGTGGAGCGGGGGCGAGGTCTCGGCGCTCAACCTGATTCACGTCCGCTTCCGCGAGCGCGCGGGGGCCACGGAACTGCGCCGGCTGCTCTCCGGTTACCGGGAGCGGTACTCGGGTCTGCGCGACCAGGTGCTGAAGAGAGCGCCGGACTTCGACGATCGCCTGCTGGCCGAATTGCCGGTCGAGGATCTTCTGATCGACCCGGTCTCCCAGCTCGCGGAGCGTTGGCGGAGTGGGGCTGCCGGGCCCGCGTCGTGA
- a CDS encoding carbon-nitrogen hydrolase family protein — translation MNDTSTYLAAVVQMGSTSDEQANWETARHWIETAADRGAKFVSTPENTNYLGPHKEKVKLAEPTSGATCARFAELARKRGIYVLLGSYNELSPEEQGSRCYNTSVLFDPRGEIVATYRKIHLFDVDLSDAVRFLESKTAVPGADTVTVDTALGRLGLTVCYDLRFPELYLRLARDGAEILTVPSAFTLMTGKDHWFPLLRARAIETQCYVLAAAQTGRHDDRGLRHSYGHSVIIDPWGHVLADAGDGPGIAVAEIDRGRVAEVRRSMPVASHRRLPLG, via the coding sequence ATGAACGACACATCGACCTACCTCGCCGCCGTGGTCCAGATGGGCTCCACGTCTGACGAACAGGCCAACTGGGAGACGGCCCGGCACTGGATCGAGACCGCCGCGGACCGCGGCGCGAAGTTCGTCAGTACGCCCGAGAACACGAACTACCTCGGACCGCACAAGGAGAAGGTCAAGCTCGCGGAGCCGACCTCGGGCGCAACCTGCGCGCGTTTCGCGGAGTTGGCCCGGAAGCGGGGCATCTACGTCCTCCTCGGCTCCTACAACGAGCTCTCCCCGGAAGAACAGGGAAGCCGCTGCTACAACACGAGCGTCCTGTTCGATCCCCGGGGCGAGATCGTGGCCACGTACCGCAAGATCCATCTCTTCGACGTGGATCTTTCCGACGCGGTGCGGTTCCTCGAGTCGAAGACGGCCGTGCCCGGCGCGGACACGGTGACCGTCGATACGGCTCTGGGCCGCCTCGGCCTCACCGTCTGCTACGACCTCCGGTTCCCCGAGCTCTACTTGAGACTGGCCCGCGATGGAGCCGAGATCCTGACCGTCCCCTCGGCCTTCACCCTGATGACCGGCAAGGACCATTGGTTCCCGCTGCTGCGGGCCCGCGCGATCGAGACCCAGTGCTACGTGCTGGCCGCGGCGCAGACCGGCCGCCACGACGACCGCGGGCTACGGCACAGCTACGGCCACTCGGTGATCATCGATCCGTGGGGCCACGTCCTGGCCGATGCCGGCGACGGACCCGGCATTGCGGTCGCGGAGATCGACCGCGGCCGCGTCGCCGAAGTGAGACGCTCGATGCCGGTCGCATCGCACCGGCGGCTGCCGCTCGGCTGA
- a CDS encoding SLC13 family permease: MEIWILIAVIVFTFLAFSFEWLRIDAVALSSLGLLLLFGLVTPQEAIRGFSNDAVITVMMMFILSYGLTHTGLIDRFGQKLAQMSGHTHWAAAIALILVCGVLSAFINNTAALAILMPVGIQIGKHYGVSPSRILLPLSYLSIIGGTCTLIGTSTNLLVASMSAEYGFGAFSMFEFLALGLILLVVGFAYIVFVPMRRLPDRAGASDLTTKYQLSSFLTEVQVPEGSSLVGNNVVDAHINERFRLTVLEILRGEERIAVELRSTPMQGGDILIVEGLMDDIVSFRDHYGLRLRTETKIGDRDLSDQNNIMAEIQLSPVSRLTGSTIRDLDFRRRFGCFVLALNRTGEPIREKLAHIVLHNWDTLLVFGPRSRIEALYETEDFIPLQQDVKLRLVIPRRWWLAVVIIPIVVIVAATGVTSILKASILGAVALIVFGGISVQQAYEAINWTVIFLLVGILPMGIAMEKTGLAEMIGETIANAGADYGPWAVIALVYLATALLSEIVSNNSTAVLMVPIAGTAAASMGLDPKPFMMTVAFAASASFLTPMGYQTNAMVFGPGGYRFMDYVKFGAPLKIVFCVLSVWLIPVFWPLT, from the coding sequence ATGGAAATCTGGATCCTCATCGCCGTCATCGTCTTCACGTTCCTGGCGTTCAGCTTCGAGTGGCTGCGGATCGACGCGGTCGCCCTCTCAAGCCTGGGTCTGCTGCTCCTGTTCGGACTGGTGACGCCCCAGGAGGCGATCCGGGGTTTCAGCAACGACGCCGTGATCACGGTGATGATGATGTTCATCCTGAGCTACGGGCTGACCCACACCGGCTTGATCGACCGCTTCGGCCAGAAGCTCGCGCAGATGTCCGGGCACACGCACTGGGCCGCTGCGATCGCCCTGATCCTGGTCTGCGGCGTCCTCTCGGCCTTCATCAACAACACCGCCGCGCTGGCGATCCTGATGCCGGTCGGCATCCAGATCGGGAAGCACTACGGCGTGTCGCCGTCCCGGATCCTGCTCCCCCTCTCCTACCTCTCGATCATCGGCGGCACTTGCACCCTGATCGGCACTTCGACGAACCTGCTGGTCGCCTCCATGTCGGCGGAGTACGGCTTCGGAGCCTTCAGCATGTTCGAGTTCCTGGCGCTCGGACTGATCCTCCTGGTTGTCGGCTTCGCCTACATCGTGTTCGTGCCGATGCGACGCCTCCCGGATCGTGCCGGCGCCTCCGACCTGACCACCAAGTACCAACTGTCTTCGTTCCTGACCGAGGTCCAGGTGCCGGAGGGGAGCTCGCTCGTTGGTAACAACGTGGTCGACGCGCACATCAACGAACGTTTTCGCCTCACGGTGCTCGAGATCCTGCGCGGCGAGGAGCGGATCGCCGTCGAGCTCCGCTCAACGCCCATGCAGGGCGGCGACATCCTGATCGTCGAGGGCCTGATGGACGACATCGTCAGCTTCCGGGACCACTACGGCCTGCGCCTTCGCACGGAAACGAAGATCGGCGACCGGGACCTCTCGGACCAGAACAACATCATGGCGGAGATCCAGCTCTCGCCGGTCTCCCGGCTGACCGGCTCGACGATTCGCGACCTGGACTTTCGCCGCCGCTTCGGCTGCTTCGTGCTGGCGCTCAACCGCACGGGCGAGCCGATCCGCGAGAAGCTGGCCCACATCGTCCTCCACAACTGGGACACGCTGCTCGTGTTCGGCCCCCGTTCGCGGATCGAGGCCCTCTACGAGACGGAGGACTTCATCCCGCTCCAGCAGGACGTCAAGCTGCGCCTCGTCATCCCGCGGCGCTGGTGGCTCGCCGTCGTGATCATCCCGATCGTCGTCATCGTCGCCGCCACCGGCGTCACCTCGATCCTGAAGGCCTCGATCCTGGGCGCCGTGGCGCTCATCGTCTTCGGCGGCATCTCGGTGCAGCAGGCATACGAGGCGATCAACTGGACCGTCATCTTCCTGCTCGTCGGCATCCTGCCGATGGGAATCGCGATGGAGAAGACCGGCCTCGCGGAGATGATCGGAGAGACGATCGCGAATGCAGGCGCCGATTACGGGCCCTGGGCGGTCATCGCGCTGGTCTACCTGGCGACGGCCCTGCTCTCGGAGATCGTCTCGAACAACTCGACCGCGGTGCTCATGGTGCCGATCGCGGGCACCGCCGCCGCGTCGATGGGGCTCGATCCGAAGCCCTTCATGATGACCGTCGCCTTCGCCGCTTCGGCGAGCTTCCTGACCCCGATGGGCTACCAGACGAACGCGATGGTCTTCGGACCCGGCGGCTACCGCTTCATGGACTACGTGAAGTTCGGTGCACCGCTCAAGATCGTCTTCTGCGTTCTGTCGGTGTGGCTGATCCCCGTGTTCTGGCCGCTGACGTAA
- the mutM gene encoding bifunctional DNA-formamidopyrimidine glycosylase/DNA-(apurinic or apyrimidinic site) lyase, which translates to MPELPEVEVLRRSLERPLVGDRFEAVRVHFPTLREPLSEQRLRRLEGRKVLGLRRRAKYLWIDASGGQTLVLHLGMSGRLTLVDRSAPLVNHEHVGFELASGRRLRFRDPRRFGMAFVASTEDLDGDRHFRHLGVEPLAAGFDGAVLAALARGRTAPVKTFLMNASVVVGVGNIYASEALYRAGIHPRRSVARIARRRFEVLAEAVREVLREAIEQGGTTLNDFADGEGNSGYFQVSLDVYDREGEACPTGCGAGIRRINLSNRSTYYCPRCQT; encoded by the coding sequence GTGCCCGAGCTGCCCGAAGTCGAGGTGCTGCGCCGGAGCCTGGAACGGCCGCTCGTCGGTGACCGGTTCGAAGCTGTCCGAGTCCACTTCCCGACCCTGCGCGAGCCGCTCTCTGAGCAGCGACTGCGCCGCCTCGAAGGCCGCAAGGTCCTCGGCCTGCGCCGGCGCGCGAAGTACCTGTGGATCGATGCCTCCGGTGGCCAGACCCTGGTGTTGCACCTGGGGATGAGCGGCCGCCTGACTCTGGTCGACCGGTCCGCGCCGCTCGTGAATCACGAGCACGTTGGCTTCGAGCTGGCGTCGGGCCGGCGGCTGCGCTTCCGCGACCCGCGCCGTTTCGGCATGGCCTTTGTCGCGTCGACGGAAGACCTGGACGGCGACCGTCACTTTCGTCACCTCGGCGTGGAACCGCTGGCGGCCGGGTTCGACGGTGCGGTTCTCGCTGCCCTGGCCCGCGGCCGCACGGCGCCGGTGAAGACCTTCCTGATGAACGCTTCCGTGGTCGTCGGCGTGGGCAACATCTACGCCTCCGAGGCGCTCTACCGGGCCGGCATCCATCCCCGTCGTTCGGTGGCTCGGATCGCCCGCCGTCGGTTCGAAGTTCTCGCCGAGGCGGTGCGCGAGGTACTGCGCGAGGCGATCGAGCAGGGCGGCACGACGCTCAACGACTTCGCTGACGGCGAGGGCAACTCGGGCTACTTCCAGGTCTCGCTCGACGTTTACGATCGCGAGGGGGAGGCTTGTCCGACGGGTTGCGGCGCGGGCATCCGCCGGATCAACCTGTCGAATCGCAGCACGTACTACTGCCCGCGCTGCCAGACGTAG